In Dolichospermum flos-aquae CCAP 1403/13F, the following proteins share a genomic window:
- the accB gene encoding acetyl-CoA carboxylase biotin carboxyl carrier protein, whose protein sequence is MTLDFNEIRQLLVTIAQTDIAEVTLKNNEFELTVRKAVSFSNNAQGTVSAVGSASVTQLLSTALPSSMSEGGVINKVVDNSLAQPPHSSSPINQKLVEVPSPMVGTFYRSPAPGEAAFVEVGDRVKAGQSVCIIEAMKLMNEIEAEVSGQVMEILVQNGEPVEYGQPLMRINPD, encoded by the coding sequence GTGACATTAGACTTTAATGAAATCCGTCAGCTATTAGTAACTATTGCCCAAACAGATATTGCGGAAGTTACTCTCAAAAATAATGAATTTGAGCTAACAGTCCGAAAAGCTGTCAGTTTTAGCAATAATGCCCAAGGAACGGTTAGTGCTGTAGGGAGTGCCAGTGTAACCCAGTTGCTATCTACAGCCTTACCAAGTTCAATGTCTGAGGGGGGTGTAATCAATAAAGTTGTTGATAATTCATTAGCACAACCTCCTCATTCTTCTTCACCAATTAATCAAAAATTGGTTGAAGTCCCATCACCAATGGTAGGGACATTTTACCGCTCCCCAGCCCCAGGAGAAGCAGCGTTCGTGGAAGTAGGCGATCGCGTTAAAGCTGGTCAAAGTGTCTGTATAATTGAAGCAATGAAGTTGATGAACGAAATTGAAGCCGAAGTCTCTGGACAGGTAATGGAAATTTTAGTTCAAAATGGCGAACCCGTAGAATATGGTCAGCCTTTAATGAGAATTAACCCTGATTAA
- the efp gene encoding elongation factor P yields the protein MISSNDFRPGVSIVLDGSVWRVIDFLHVKPGKGSAFVRTTLKSVQTGKQLEKTFRAGESVPQATLEKVTMQHTYKEGDEFIFMDMETYEEGRLTSAQIGDRVKYLKEGMEVNVIRWGEQVLEVELPNSVVLEIVQTDPGVKGDTATGGTKPAILETGATIMVPLFIAQGERIKIDTREDKYLGRE from the coding sequence ATGATCTCTAGTAACGACTTTCGACCTGGTGTTTCAATTGTATTAGATGGTTCGGTTTGGCGCGTGATAGATTTTCTTCACGTTAAGCCAGGCAAGGGTTCTGCCTTCGTACGGACAACATTAAAAAGTGTTCAAACTGGGAAACAGTTAGAGAAAACTTTTCGGGCTGGGGAAAGCGTTCCTCAAGCGACTTTGGAAAAAGTGACGATGCAACATACCTATAAAGAAGGCGATGAGTTTATCTTTATGGATATGGAAACTTATGAGGAAGGTAGATTAACTTCAGCACAAATTGGCGATCGCGTCAAGTACCTAAAGGAAGGTATGGAAGTTAACGTGATTCGCTGGGGCGAACAAGTTCTAGAAGTAGAACTACCTAATTCTGTAGTTTTGGAAATTGTGCAAACAGATCCTGGTGTTAAAGGTGATACTGCCACAGGTGGTACTAAACCCGCAATTCTCGAAACTGGTGCAACTATCATGGTTCCTTTGTTTATTGCCCAAGGGGAACGCATAAAAATTGATACTAGGGAAGATAAGTATTTAGGCAGGGAATAA
- a CDS encoding peptidylprolyl isomerase, giving the protein MLNLFKSWVKNSLKVILLLTIFLGTGTAGWTPTSNAGLPAGNAITDGKALLRYALPIDNQPVRKLQASLEDISNQLRANKRWGAVNNDLKQALRILDKPSQILASVPEERQPQAQAWMTELKSGIIELQELVKTKQKEPILDGRAKLLNLVSLLEESMVTKFPFEVPAEYSNLPQLKGRARIAFKTNKGDLTVVVDGYSAPVTAGNFVDLVQRGFYNGLEFTRSEESYFLQTGDPVGKEAGFIDPQTGKYRAVPLEILVAGEKEPTYGTTLEEAGRYLDMPVLPFSSFGALVMARPENEVNGGSSQVFFFLFEPELTPAGRNLLDGRYAVFGYLTEGREILDKLKAGDKIESATVVQGIENLLQPQAT; this is encoded by the coding sequence ATGTTGAACTTATTTAAGTCCTGGGTGAAGAACAGCCTAAAGGTAATATTGCTATTAACAATATTTTTAGGCACAGGTACGGCTGGGTGGACTCCCACTAGTAACGCTGGACTACCAGCGGGAAACGCAATTACTGACGGGAAGGCTCTGTTACGCTATGCACTGCCGATAGATAATCAACCTGTACGTAAACTACAAGCTAGTTTAGAAGACATTTCTAACCAACTGCGGGCAAATAAACGATGGGGTGCAGTTAATAATGACCTCAAGCAAGCATTGCGGATACTCGATAAACCTTCCCAAATATTAGCAAGCGTTCCGGAAGAACGCCAACCTCAAGCCCAAGCTTGGATGACTGAATTGAAATCTGGCATCATAGAACTGCAAGAACTTGTTAAAACTAAACAAAAAGAACCCATTCTTGATGGCAGAGCTAAATTACTGAATCTTGTTAGTTTGTTAGAAGAATCAATGGTGACGAAATTCCCCTTTGAAGTTCCGGCTGAATACAGTAACTTACCCCAACTCAAAGGACGAGCTAGGATTGCTTTTAAAACCAATAAAGGCGATCTTACTGTAGTTGTAGATGGCTACAGCGCCCCTGTGACTGCTGGTAACTTTGTAGATTTGGTCCAACGAGGTTTTTATAATGGTTTAGAATTCACCCGTTCGGAAGAATCTTACTTTCTCCAAACCGGAGATCCTGTAGGTAAGGAAGCCGGTTTTATTGATCCTCAAACTGGCAAATACCGGGCTGTTCCCTTAGAAATTTTAGTCGCAGGTGAAAAAGAACCAACCTATGGCACTACTCTCGAAGAAGCTGGGCGTTATTTAGATATGCCGGTTTTACCTTTTTCTTCTTTTGGTGCTTTAGTGATGGCCCGGCCAGAAAATGAAGTTAATGGTGGTTCTTCCCAGGTTTTTTTCTTTTTGTTTGAACCAGAACTTACTCCAGCGGGACGGAATCTTTTAGATGGTCGTTATGCTGTTTTTGGTTATCTGACTGAAGGTAGAGAGATTTTAGATAAACTTAAAGCTGGTGACAAAATTGAATCAGCAACCGTTGTTCAAGGCATAGAAAATTTACTTCAGCCTCAAGCAACCTAA
- a CDS encoding TIGR04168 family protein → MTSQKTPSKPIKIAVIGDVHDQWEVEDGIALKHLGVDLVLFVGDFGNESVEVVKAIASLDLPKAAVMGNHDAWYSATEWGRKKCPYDRTKEDWVQEQLDLLGSAQVGYGKLDFPAWNLTVVGGRPFTWGGPEWRFAQMCQERYGVSSLEESADKIVKVVKSVTCDHIIFLGHNGPSGLGDRAEDPCGKDWHPIGGDFGDPDLASAISQSLNLKKTVSLVAFGHMHRTLRHTKKLQRKAVFRSPEGTIYLNAATVPRIIQQDGVKLRNFSLVSLEGGVVTKAALVWVGKDFQIATEEVFYDSSVSVVQIL, encoded by the coding sequence ATGACCAGTCAGAAAACTCCATCAAAACCTATCAAAATTGCTGTAATTGGCGATGTTCACGACCAATGGGAAGTGGAAGACGGCATAGCACTCAAGCACCTGGGTGTGGACTTAGTGCTGTTTGTCGGAGATTTCGGGAATGAGTCAGTGGAAGTGGTAAAAGCGATCGCTTCCCTGGATCTTCCCAAAGCAGCGGTAATGGGCAATCACGATGCCTGGTACTCGGCCACTGAATGGGGACGCAAAAAATGTCCTTATGACCGCACCAAGGAAGACTGGGTACAGGAACAATTAGATTTATTGGGATCTGCCCAAGTTGGTTATGGTAAGTTGGATTTTCCGGCTTGGAATTTAACTGTGGTGGGTGGTCGTCCTTTTACCTGGGGAGGACCGGAATGGAGATTTGCCCAAATGTGTCAAGAACGGTATGGTGTCTCTAGTTTGGAGGAGTCCGCAGATAAAATCGTCAAAGTAGTAAAAAGTGTTACTTGTGATCATATTATTTTTCTAGGACACAATGGACCGAGTGGTTTAGGCGATCGCGCTGAGGACCCTTGTGGCAAAGATTGGCATCCCATTGGCGGTGATTTTGGTGATCCTGATTTAGCGTCAGCAATTTCTCAAAGTCTCAACCTGAAGAAAACTGTTTCTTTAGTCGCTTTTGGTCATATGCACCGAACTCTGCGCCATACTAAAAAGCTGCAAAGGAAGGCTGTATTTAGAAGTCCAGAAGGAACTATTTACTTAAATGCTGCCACTGTCCCCCGGATTATTCAGCAAGATGGTGTGAAATTACGGAATTTTTCTCTAGTTTCTTTGGAGGGGGGTGTAGTAACAAAAGCTGCTCTGGTTTGGGTGGGTAAAGACTTCCAAATTGCTACTGAGGAAGTTTTTTATGATTCTTCAGTTTCAGTAGTGCAAATTTTGTAA
- the nadA gene encoding quinolinate synthase NadA encodes MFTTTLTQPKSGNLPLDLFAAIADLKTELNAVILAHYYQDPDIQDIADFIGDSLQLARAAANTKADVIVFAGVHFMAETAKILNPDKLVLLPDINAGCSLADSCPPQEFAEFKDAHPNHLVISYINCSAEIKAMSDIICTSSNAVKIVQQIPQEQPIIFAPDRNLGRYVMEQTGREMLLWQGSCIVHETFSEKKIVQLKITHPHAEAIAHPECETSVLRHASFIGSTAALLSYCQTSPSQEFIVATEPGIIHQMQKLAPDKHFIPAPPQSDCNCNECPFMRLNTLEKLYLAMKNRTPEITLPEELRTAALGPMQRMLEMSV; translated from the coding sequence GTGTTTACAACTACACTTACTCAACCAAAATCAGGTAATCTACCATTAGATTTATTTGCTGCTATTGCGGATCTGAAAACAGAACTCAACGCCGTGATCTTAGCCCACTACTATCAAGATCCCGATATTCAAGATATTGCCGACTTTATTGGTGATTCCTTACAATTAGCTAGAGCAGCAGCCAATACGAAAGCAGATGTAATTGTCTTTGCTGGTGTTCACTTCATGGCCGAAACCGCCAAAATCCTCAACCCTGATAAATTGGTGTTGTTACCAGATATCAATGCAGGTTGTTCTTTAGCAGATAGTTGTCCTCCTCAAGAATTTGCGGAGTTCAAAGACGCACACCCAAATCATTTAGTTATTTCCTATATTAATTGCTCTGCCGAAATCAAGGCCATGAGCGATATTATCTGTACCAGTTCCAACGCTGTGAAAATTGTTCAGCAAATACCCCAAGAACAGCCGATTATTTTTGCCCCAGATCGGAACTTGGGACGGTATGTGATGGAACAAACCGGACGGGAAATGCTGTTATGGCAAGGTAGCTGTATTGTCCATGAGACCTTTTCGGAAAAGAAAATAGTCCAGTTAAAAATTACACATCCTCACGCGGAAGCGATCGCCCACCCCGAATGTGAAACCAGCGTATTGCGTCACGCCAGCTTTATTGGCTCTACAGCCGCCTTACTTAGTTATTGTCAAACCAGCCCTAGCCAGGAATTTATCGTGGCTACAGAGCCGGGAATCATTCACCAGATGCAAAAATTAGCACCTGACAAACACTTTATTCCCGCACCCCCGCAAAGTGATTGTAACTGTAACGAATGTCCATTTATGCGACTAAACACTTTAGAAAAACTGTATTTAGCCATGAAAAATCGCACCCCAGAAATTACCTTACCAGAAGAACTCCGCACAGCAGCACTAGGACCAATGCAACGGATGTTAGAAATGAGTGTGTAG
- a CDS encoding cyclase family protein, protein MTSKNPQQLSNISYSRVIHLSHRIDTNIPTWTGDPSVEFTSVAKIQDDGYYLRRFALGEHSATHINAPNSFYSNGTSIDQYPASSLILPAVVINICKQAAVNADYVLTISDIQTWETEFGEIPPGSLVILYTGWQEKWLNQKAFFNQDKYGKMHFPGFSYDATEFLITHRRITGVGIDTHGVDSGQDTNFTINRLLLERSLIVIENLTNLDQLPPQGTTLIIGILRLSGGSGSPAGIMALF, encoded by the coding sequence TTGACCAGCAAAAATCCCCAACAATTAAGTAATATTAGTTACTCTCGCGTTATCCATCTCAGCCATCGAATTGATACAAATATACCCACATGGACTGGTGATCCTTCCGTAGAATTTACCAGTGTTGCAAAAATTCAAGATGATGGTTATTACTTACGACGCTTTGCATTGGGAGAACATAGTGCCACTCATATTAATGCCCCCAATAGTTTTTATAGTAACGGTACAAGTATTGACCAGTATCCAGCATCATCCTTAATATTACCTGCTGTAGTTATCAATATTTGCAAACAAGCGGCAGTGAATGCTGATTATGTCTTGACTATTAGCGATATTCAAACTTGGGAAACTGAATTTGGGGAAATTCCCCCAGGTAGTTTAGTGATACTATATACTGGTTGGCAAGAAAAATGGTTAAATCAAAAAGCGTTTTTTAACCAAGATAAATATGGCAAAATGCACTTTCCCGGTTTTAGCTATGATGCAACTGAGTTTTTAATTACACATAGGCGAATTACCGGAGTGGGCATTGATACTCACGGTGTAGATTCTGGGCAGGATACCAATTTTACTATTAATCGTTTGCTGCTGGAGCGATCGCTAATTGTGATCGAAAATCTCACCAATTTAGATCAGTTACCACCCCAAGGTACTACCTTAATCATTGGGATTCTCAGGTTGAGCGGAGGTTCTGGTTCTCCCGCTGGGATAATGGCATTATTTTAA
- a CDS encoding XisI protein: protein MDTIKSYRHIIQSLLTDYAAIPIANGSIDCYTVFDPKQDHYQVMNVGWDGHRRVYGCVLHLDIKQGKIWIEQNMTEMRVAQELVDLGVAKEDIVLGFQAPEMRQYTDYAVI, encoded by the coding sequence ATGGATACCATAAAGTCTTATCGGCATATAATTCAGTCGTTGTTGACAGATTACGCTGCTATCCCCATCGCTAATGGGTCGATAGATTGCTACACTGTTTTTGATCCGAAACAAGACCATTACCAGGTCATGAATGTGGGATGGGATGGCCATCGGCGGGTATATGGTTGTGTTTTACATTTGGATATTAAGCAAGGAAAGATTTGGATTGAGCAAAATATGACGGAAATGAGAGTAGCCCAAGAACTTGTGGATCTGGGGGTAGCAAAGGAAGATATTGTGTTGGGGTTTCAAGCTCCGGAAATGCGGCAATATACGGATTATGCAGTTATATAA
- a CDS encoding XisH family protein, producing the protein MAAKDRFHAVVRIALEKEQWQITDDPLRLEVGGTKFEIDLGAQQLLAAERDQEKIAVEIKTFLSDSPLTDYHAALGQFLNYRLALEISDPTRILYLAVPVVAYETFFKREFAQISLERYQIKQIIYDPIQEVIVQWIP; encoded by the coding sequence ATGGCAGCTAAAGATAGATTTCATGCTGTGGTTAGAATTGCTTTGGAAAAGGAGCAGTGGCAGATAACCGATGATCCCCTGCGACTCGAAGTAGGCGGAACAAAGTTTGAAATTGACTTAGGTGCCCAGCAACTATTGGCAGCAGAGCGAGACCAAGAAAAAATTGCAGTTGAGATTAAAACTTTTTTGAGTGATTCACCACTAACCGATTACCATGCTGCGTTAGGACAGTTTTTGAATTATCGGCTGGCCTTAGAAATCAGTGATCCAACTCGTATTCTCTATTTAGCTGTGCCTGTAGTTGCTTATGAAACTTTTTTTAAGCGGGAATTTGCCCAAATTTCATTAGAAAGATATCAAATTAAACAAATTATTTATGACCCGATTCAAGAGGTAATTGTACAATGGATACCATAA
- a CDS encoding ABC transporter ATP-binding protein encodes MAAAVFIENLKKSYGNVVAVQDVSFQVQPGEIFGLLGPNGAGKTTTLRALCTLTTPDAGKIEVSGISVLDHPKLARQKLGYVAQEVALDKVLTGRELLQLQAALYHLPGALIKQRINTILDLLGLQEYADKKTGTYSGGLRKRLDLAAGLLHAPDVLVLDEPTVGLDIESRVVVWDFLRQLRTAGTTVVITSHYLEEVDALADRVAIIDRGLVIANGTPSQLKDQVGGDRITLRIREFSPPEEAETAKNLLAALPFVQEIIINSAQGNSLNLVVTPQNDVLITIQQALNNANLPIFGIAQSRPSLDDVYLAATGKTLMDAELAAVANRDPKAEKKQNMR; translated from the coding sequence ATGGCTGCCGCTGTTTTCATCGAAAATCTCAAAAAAAGCTACGGTAATGTAGTTGCAGTTCAGGATGTTTCCTTTCAAGTCCAACCCGGAGAAATATTTGGTTTACTTGGCCCCAACGGGGCTGGAAAAACAACCACTCTCCGGGCTTTGTGTACCCTGACAACGCCTGATGCTGGCAAAATTGAAGTTTCCGGCATTTCGGTCTTAGATCACCCCAAATTAGCCCGGCAAAAGCTGGGTTATGTCGCCCAGGAAGTAGCTTTAGATAAAGTCCTAACTGGCCGGGAGTTACTACAATTACAAGCCGCACTTTATCATCTTCCCGGTGCGCTGATTAAACAGCGAATTAACACTATTTTGGATTTACTGGGTTTACAAGAATACGCAGATAAAAAAACTGGCACTTATTCCGGTGGTTTACGCAAGCGGCTAGATTTGGCTGCTGGTTTACTCCACGCGCCCGATGTTTTAGTATTAGATGAACCAACGGTAGGATTAGATATTGAAAGCCGGGTTGTGGTGTGGGATTTCTTGCGTCAATTACGCACTGCGGGAACTACCGTTGTGATTACCAGCCATTATTTAGAAGAAGTTGACGCTTTAGCCGATAGAGTGGCAATTATAGATAGAGGTTTGGTTATTGCTAATGGTACACCATCTCAGTTAAAAGATCAGGTAGGTGGCGATCGCATCACTTTAAGAATCCGCGAATTTTCACCTCCAGAAGAGGCCGAAACCGCCAAAAACCTCTTAGCAGCTTTACCTTTTGTGCAAGAAATTATCATCAATAGCGCCCAGGGTAACTCCCTAAATTTGGTAGTTACACCGCAAAATGACGTTTTAATAACTATTCAACAGGCGTTAAATAATGCCAATTTACCAATTTTTGGCATTGCCCAATCTCGTCCTAGTTTAGATGATGTCTACCTAGCTGCCACCGGCAAAACCTTAATGGATGCTGAATTAGCCGCTGTAGCCAATCGTGATCCTAAAGCCGAGAAAAAGCAGAATATGAGATAG
- a CDS encoding type II toxin-antitoxin system RelE family toxin: protein MNTQYLPSFIKDLKALKSTPYYESIKKFAFEEIIEISNFAEITNIKKLQGYDNAYRIRIGDYRLGIIFDGETLIFERVLHRKEIYRYFPK from the coding sequence GTGAACACCCAGTATCTACCAAGTTTTATTAAAGATTTGAAAGCACTCAAAAGTACACCTTACTATGAGTCTATTAAGAAATTTGCTTTTGAAGAAATAATCGAAATATCAAATTTTGCAGAAATCACAAATATCAAAAAACTTCAGGGATATGATAATGCTTATCGGATTCGCATAGGTGATTATCGTCTTGGTATTATTTTTGATGGTGAAACATTAATTTTTGAAAGGGTTTTACACCGGAAAGAAATTTATCGCTATTTTCCCAAATAG
- a CDS encoding tetratricopeptide repeat protein: MKQRLFSQGWIGLTQIVILASLTALTTIATTNQPSHAEGTLVENQNFKLDIDFDKINTSSATVKSGRNSGIPINILIQLSQGLSEPPKTTKQKADDFLVQAADKYEIGDYRGAILAYDEVIRLTPNNSEALFYRGMAYYNLGDNQAAIQDYNQVLKINPNDAIAYYNRGNVYATLGDKFQAISDFQQAAKIYQQQDKNENYQDALNRIRELQQ, translated from the coding sequence ATGAAACAAAGGTTATTTAGTCAAGGGTGGATAGGGTTGACGCAAATTGTTATTCTCGCGTCCCTGACAGCATTAACGACAATTGCGACTACCAACCAACCCAGCCACGCTGAAGGAACTCTGGTTGAGAACCAAAATTTTAAACTTGATATTGATTTTGATAAGATCAATACCTCTAGTGCGACTGTAAAATCTGGAAGAAATTCCGGTATTCCTATTAATATTTTAATTCAACTGTCTCAAGGTTTATCTGAACCACCAAAGACGACAAAACAAAAAGCTGATGATTTCTTAGTTCAGGCTGCGGATAAGTATGAAATAGGAGATTATCGCGGGGCAATATTAGCTTATGACGAAGTAATTCGCCTTACTCCTAATAATTCTGAAGCTTTATTCTATCGCGGTATGGCTTATTATAATTTAGGAGATAATCAAGCAGCGATACAAGATTACAACCAAGTTCTCAAAATTAATCCTAACGATGCCATAGCCTACTACAACCGGGGAAACGTATACGCCACTTTAGGAGACAAATTTCAAGCGATATCTGATTTTCAACAAGCAGCAAAAATATATCAACAACAGGACAAAAATGAAAATTATCAGGATGCTTTGAATAGAATTAGGGAATTACAACAATAG
- a CDS encoding chorismate lyase: MTTTFNPTNDLILPSAWHCLTPIWQGGEEAIKRGLPHSQLAPTWQLLLLGDGSPTRHVQLLTGEPTEVDVIDMSAIGMNTDNAPTMMQMLPGPRVRRQVWVRTASGQRLYYAASWWEASHVDEYLQNKSLPIWASLARLRTELYRDVQGIYYGNSEALESGFQEKGPFWGRHYLFWHHGQPLTLIYEVFSPFLTKYLGAMNYES, translated from the coding sequence TTGACTACTACTTTTAATCCCACAAATGATTTAATCTTACCCAGCGCTTGGCATTGTCTAACTCCCATTTGGCAAGGTGGGGAGGAAGCTATTAAACGCGGTTTACCTCACAGTCAGTTAGCTCCTACTTGGCAATTATTGCTTTTGGGTGATGGTTCTCCGACTCGACACGTCCAACTACTTACTGGTGAACCAACGGAGGTAGATGTAATTGATATGTCAGCAATTGGCATGAATACTGATAATGCACCAACTATGATGCAGATGCTACCGGGTCCAAGAGTGCGCCGACAGGTTTGGGTGCGAACTGCTTCCGGTCAGCGGTTATATTATGCTGCTTCTTGGTGGGAAGCAAGTCATGTAGATGAGTATTTACAAAATAAGTCTTTGCCAATTTGGGCAAGTTTAGCGCGGTTACGGACTGAGTTGTATAGAGATGTTCAAGGTATTTATTATGGTAACTCAGAAGCGTTAGAGTCAGGTTTTCAAGAAAAGGGGCCTTTTTGGGGTCGCCATTATTTGTTTTGGCATCATGGACAACCGCTAACTTTGATTTATGAGGTTTTTTCGCCTTTTTTAACTAAATATTTAGGCGCTATGAATTATGAAAGTTAA
- the accC gene encoding acetyl-CoA carboxylase biotin carboxylase subunit, whose translation MKFDKILIANRGEIALRILRACEEMGIATVAVHSTVDRNALHVQLADEAVCIGEPASSKSYLNIPNIIAAALTRNAGAIHPGYGFLSENARFAEICADHHIAFIGPTPESIRLMGDKSTAKETMQKAGVPTVPGSEGLVESEAEGLAIAQKIGYPVMVKATAGGGGRGMRLVRSEDEFVRLFLAAQGEAGAAFGNSGVYIEKFIERPRHIEFQILADNYGNVIHLGERDCSIQRRNQKLLEEAPSPALDPDLRQKMGKAAVKAAQSINYSGAGTIEFLLDKFGKFYFMEMNTRIQVEHPVTEMITGIDLVVEQIRIAQGERLKLTQKEVVLRGHSIECRINAEDPDHDFRPAPGKITGYLPPGGPGVRIDSHVYTDYNIPPYYDSLIGKLIVWGPDRATAITRMKRALRECAITGVPTTIPFHQKIMENSQFLQGNIYTSFVQDMKMQ comes from the coding sequence ATGAAATTTGATAAAATATTAATTGCCAATCGAGGAGAAATAGCCCTTCGCATTCTCCGTGCCTGTGAAGAAATGGGAATTGCCACAGTTGCTGTTCACTCCACTGTTGACAGAAACGCGCTGCACGTCCAACTTGCAGATGAAGCCGTTTGCATTGGTGAACCTGCCAGCAGTAAAAGTTATTTGAATATTCCCAATATTATTGCTGCTGCATTAACGCGCAATGCCGGTGCCATTCATCCTGGGTATGGTTTTTTATCAGAGAATGCCAGATTTGCTGAAATTTGTGCGGATCATCATATCGCTTTTATTGGACCTACGCCCGAATCTATCAGGCTGATGGGGGATAAGTCCACCGCTAAAGAAACTATGCAAAAAGCTGGTGTTCCCACAGTTCCCGGTAGTGAAGGGTTAGTAGAATCAGAAGCAGAAGGATTAGCGATCGCTCAAAAAATTGGTTATCCTGTAATGGTTAAAGCTACCGCCGGTGGTGGTGGTAGAGGAATGCGGCTTGTCCGCTCCGAAGATGAGTTTGTGAGACTATTCCTCGCGGCTCAAGGGGAAGCAGGAGCAGCTTTTGGTAATTCAGGCGTTTATATAGAAAAATTTATTGAACGTCCCCGGCACATTGAATTTCAGATTTTAGCGGATAACTACGGTAACGTTATCCATTTAGGTGAAAGAGATTGTTCAATTCAGCGTCGTAACCAAAAACTCCTAGAAGAAGCCCCTAGTCCGGCTCTTGATCCAGATTTACGGCAAAAAATGGGAAAGGCTGCCGTTAAAGCTGCCCAGTCTATTAACTACAGCGGTGCTGGAACTATCGAATTTCTTCTAGACAAATTCGGTAAATTCTATTTCATGGAAATGAATACCCGCATCCAAGTTGAGCATCCAGTGACAGAGATGATTACTGGTATAGATTTAGTAGTTGAACAAATTCGCATTGCTCAAGGGGAAAGACTAAAGCTGACACAAAAAGAAGTGGTTCTTCGAGGACATTCTATTGAATGTCGCATTAACGCCGAAGATCCAGATCATGATTTTCGCCCAGCCCCCGGTAAAATTACTGGTTATCTGCCACCTGGAGGACCAGGAGTGCGGATTGATTCCCACGTATACACGGATTACAACATTCCCCCTTATTACGACTCCCTGATTGGTAAATTAATTGTCTGGGGACCAGATCGAGCTACAGCAATTACCCGCATGAAACGCGCATTGAGAGAATGTGCCATTACTGGAGTCCCGACAACCATTCCCTTTCATCAAAAAATTATGGAAAACTCCCAATTTTTGCAGGGTAATATTTACACCAGTTTTGTTCAGGATATGAAAATGCAATAA
- a CDS encoding YggT family protein: MTGVNLTTWILGPFLGVMTFLFIFRIILTWYPQFHLNRLPFSLIAWPTEPFLIPLRKLVQPIGGVDITPIILVAIFSFIREILLGQQGLLTMLYR, translated from the coding sequence ATGACTGGTGTTAACTTGACTACTTGGATTCTTGGCCCATTTTTGGGAGTGATGACGTTTTTATTTATTTTCCGCATTATTCTGACCTGGTATCCCCAATTCCATCTCAACCGTTTACCTTTTAGTCTGATCGCTTGGCCGACTGAACCCTTCTTAATCCCGTTGCGGAAGTTAGTACAACCTATTGGTGGTGTAGATATTACCCCGATTATCTTAGTAGCGATTTTTAGTTTTATTCGGGAAATTTTACTAGGTCAGCAAGGGTTACTGACCATGTTATATAGGTAA
- the psbX gene encoding photosystem II reaction center X protein, with amino-acid sequence MTPSLANFLWSLVFGTAIVVIPATIGLIFISQKDKIQRF; translated from the coding sequence ATGACACCCTCTTTAGCAAATTTTCTTTGGAGTTTGGTTTTTGGGACTGCGATTGTGGTTATCCCTGCTACCATTGGTCTAATTTTCATTAGCCAAAAAGATAAAATCCAACGTTTTTAA